In a genomic window of Gouania willdenowi chromosome 11, fGouWil2.1, whole genome shotgun sequence:
- the LOC114472080 gene encoding ankyrin repeat and IBR domain-containing protein 1-like isoform X2, which produces MGNTATKFRKALVCGDEALAWQLYEGNPQFRDGLDPNASYGEQYQHNTALHYVCRHGMTRLMRSFLFSKEGNPNKRNVHNETCLHVLCQGPQILLLPEGALSPRLARPQRDEQRRADCLQMILSWTGARLEGGQYEKANVNATDNHHSTCLHYAAAAGMKSCVELLIQSEADLFVEDEDKLTPCDHAERHHHTELALSLESQMVFSSSSAQQSNTDTHGETTLLQFKEPYEGLKLQDLRRLKDMLIVETADMLQAPLFTAEALLRAHDWDREKLLEAWMSDAEGCCQRSGVTMPTPPPSGYNAWDTLPSPRTPRTPRSPLTLTLTSPTDSCLTPGEEGLATCGICLCSISVFEDPVDMSCGHEFCRACWEGFLNVKIQEGDAHNIFCPAYECYQLVPVHVIESVVSREMDQRYLQFDIKAFVENNPAIRWCPAARCERAVRLTRPGPGDNDPHSLPLLPSPAVDCGKGHLFCWECLGEAHEPCDCQMWRNWLQKVTEMKPEELAGVGEAYEDAANCLWLLTNSKPCANCKSPIQKNEGCNHMQCAKCKYDFCWICLEEWKKHSSSTGGYYRCTRYEVIQQLEEQSKEMTVEAEKKHKSFQELDRFMHYYTRFKNHEHSYKLEQKLLKTAKEKMEQLSRAFICREGTPPDTRFIEDGVSELLKTRRVLKCSYPYGFFLQQGSTQKEIFELMQTDLEMVVEDLAQKVNRPYLRTPRHKIVSAARLVQQKRQEFLASVARGVAPNDSPEPPRRNYTGGSWDWEYLGFASPEDYADIHYRRRHRPRRRGDMLSLHNLRSSSNTPETSRRSDNSESSERTEGRRRALGSLDEDDPNILLAIQLSLQESRRERGLEGSLDGRLDQDCVLERQSRRPGSAGDLLDMALRSLNAEGPLGARGLSFPTSLLDPPRPPNRTDSSSQPSVSNALPLPPPPPSLSAELLELGDSLMKLGVIANPYNLNTRTQEQLCSSHTHGRSTHTTAYTSEPVLSVSSHRAEQRAALHHITITDSPSRHDSKEQTTRLSGAFSAEAELRTHDRPQTATAPPPPASHDGAPKSDSPYMPCPEHSSSYTAERPDTYTLPRPPRVDLLQPPAQLCLPSPELDLELLLSPVIPPGGPFTPSDPHALEALDPTASAQLLDNIMAWFNSNINPQNNPQSLALIPSPPTTETDSSSPDTHTESESQESREANPALAWQPLEGEPEVDGEAATFSPGALNAEVEQMSTDAGGEDSDAGRVADAPLDEAHTHPLPHSQSQNSPAQTALTTERDSELVLQLEGEESPQEWEGQEHLV; this is translated from the exons GTCCTTCCTGTTTAGCAAAGAGGGAAACCCCAACAAGCGTAACGTGCACAATGAGACGTGCCTCCATGTGCTGTGCCAAGGACCACAGATCCTGCTGTTGCCAGAGGGGGCGCTGTCCCCTCGGCTGGCCCGACCGCAGAGGGATGAGCAGAGGCGAGCCGACTGCCTGCAG ATGATCCTGAGCTGGACGGGAGCCAGGCTTGAAGGAGGCCAGTACGAGAAGGCCAACGTAAACGCCACTGACAACCACCACAGCACCTGTCTGCACTACGCCGCCGCCGCTGGCATGAAGAGCTGCGTGGAG CTGCTGATCCAGAGCGAGGCAGACCTCTTTGTGGAGGACGAGGACAAGCTGACACCATGTGACCACGCTGAGAGGCACCACCACACCGAGCTGGCCCTCAGCCTGGAGTCACAGATggttttttcctcctcttcagCTCAGCAgtcaaacacagacacacatggtGAAACCACCCTGCTGCAATTCAAAGAG CCATATGAAGGACTGAAGCTTCAGGATCTGCGCAGGCTGAAGGACATGCTCATCGTGGAGACGGCAGATATGCTGCAAGCCCCGCTCTTCACTGCTGAGGCCCTTCTTCGAGCACACG ATTGGGACAGAGAGAAGCTTTTAGAGGCCTGGATGTCTGACGCTGAGGGATGCTGCCAGCGTTCGGGGGTCACCATGCCAACGCCGCCCCCTAGCGGCTACAACGCCTGGGACACCCTGCCCTCGCCACGCACCCCGAGGACCCCGCGCTCACCCCTTACACTGACACTCACGTCCCCTACCGACAGCTGCCTCACCCCTGGAGAGGAGGGCCTGGCCACG TGTGGAATCTGCCTCTGCTCCATCTCCGTCTTTGAGGACCCAGTGGACATGTCCTGTGGCCATGAGTTCTGCAGAGCCTGCTGGGAGGG GTTTCTTAATGTGAAGATTCAGGAGGGCGACGCTCACAATATCTTCTGCCCTGCATACGAGTGCTACCAGCTGGTGCCAGTGCACGTGATAGAGAGTGTGGTTTCCAGAGAGATGGACCAGCGATATCTGCAGTTTGACATTAAG GCATTTGTGGAGAACAATCCAGCCATCCGTTGGTGTCCTGCTGCTCGTTGTGAGCGGGCGGTTAGGCTCACACGGCCAGGGCCGGGGGACAATGACCCACACAGCCTCCCCCTACTCCCCTCTCCAGCCGTCGACTGTGGCAAGGGTCACCTTTTCTGCTG GGAGTGCCTTGGCGAGGCCCATGAACCATGTGACTGTCAGATGTGGAGAAACTGGCTCCAGAAAGTCACAGAGATGAAGCCTGAGGAGT TGGCAGGTGTCGGCGAGGCCTACGAGGACGCTGCTAACTGTTTATGGCTGTTGACTAACTCCAAACCATGTGCCAACTGTAAATCACCAATTCAGAAGAATGAGGGCTGCAACCACATGCAGTGTGCCAAG TGTAAGTATGACTTCTGCTGGATCTGTCTAGAGGAGTGGAAGAAACACAGCTCGTCAACCGGCGGCTACTATCGTTGCACTCGCTATGAGGTCATTCAACAGCTAGAGGAGCAGTCCAAAGAGATGACTGTGGAg GCAGAAAAGAAGCACAAAAGTTTCCAGGAGCTCGATCGCTTCATGCACTACTACACCCGCTTCAAGAACCACGAACACAGTTACAAG TTGGAGCAGAAGCTGCTGAAAACGGCAAAAGAGAAGATGGAGCAGCTGAGTAGAGCCTTTATTTGCC GTGAAGGCACTCCTCCAGACACGCGCTTCATCGAGGATGGCGTCTCAGAGCTGCTGAAGACGCGCCGTGTCCTGAAGTGCTCCTACCCGTACGGCTTCTTCCTGCAGCAAGGCAGCACCCAGAAAGAGATCTTTGAGCTCATGCAG ACCGACCTGGAGATGGTGGTTGAGGATTTGGCCCAGAAGGTGAACCGGCCGTACCTGAGGACGCCACGCCACAAGATCGTCAGCGCGGCACGCCTGGTGCAGCAGAAGAGGCAGGAGTTCTTGGCATCAGTGGCACGAGGCGTCGCTCCCAACGACTCCCCCGAGCCTCCCCGCAGGAA ttacactGGAGGATCATGGGACTGGGAATATCTTGGCTTTGCCTCCCCCGAG GATTATGCTGACATCCATTACCGGCGCAGGCACAGGCCACGGCGCAGAGGAGACATGCTGAGTCTGCATAACCTcaggagcagcagcaacacacccGAGACCAGCAGGAGGAGCGACAACTCGG AGAGCTCCGAGAGGACGGAGGGCCGCAGAAGAGCGCTGGGGTCACTTGATGAAGACGACCCCAACATCCTCCTGGCTATCCAGCTGTCACTGCAGGAGTCGCGCAGAGAGCGAGGATTGGAGGGAAGCCTGGATGGCCGTTTGGATCAGGATTGTGTGCTGGAGCGACAGAGCAGGAGGCCGGGTTCTGCTGGAGACCTGCTGGATATGGCTCTGCGCTCTTTGAACGCAGAGGGGCCCCTGGGAGCCAGAGGTTTATCCTTCCCCACTTCTCTGCTGGATCCCCCTCGCCCTCCCAACAGGACGGACTCCAGCTCGCAGCCCTCGGTGTCTAACGCCCTCCCCCTGCCTCCCCCGCCTCCCTCCCTCAGCGCAGAGCTGCTGGAGCTGGGGGACAGCCTTATGAAACTGGGGGTAATCGCCAACCCCTACAACctgaacacacgcacacaggagCAGCTTTgctcttcacacacacacggccgcagcacacacaccacagcGTACACGTCTGAACCTGTGCTCAGCGTCAGCAGCCACAGAGCAGAGCAGCGTGCAGCGCTCCATCACATCACCATCACAGACTCTCCATCACGTCACGACAGCAAAGAGCAGACCACCCGTCTCTCTGGTGCTTTTTCAGCCGAGGCGGAGCTCAGAACACACGATCGCCCTCAAACCGCCaccgctcctcctcctcctgcttctcACGACGGGGCCCCAAAATCAGATTCCCCGTACATGCCGTGCCCAGAGCACAGCAGCTCATACACTGCAGAGCGGCCCGACACCTACACGCTCCCACGGCCCCCCAGGGTCGACCTGCTGCAGCCCCCTGCCCAGCTGTGCCTCCCTTCTCCTGAACTGGACCTTGAGTTGCTGCTTTCTCCCGTGATTCCTCCCGGTGGACCCTTTACTCCCAGTGACCCCCATGCACTAGAGGCCCTGGACCCCACAGCCAGTGCTCAGCTGCTGGACAACATCATGGCCTGGTTCAACAGCAACATTAACCCACAGAACAACCCTCAGAGCCTGGCCCTCATCCCCTCACCCCCCACCACAGAAACAGACTCCTCCTCCcccgacacacacactgagtctgAGAGTCAGGAATCCAGGGAGGCGAACCCTGCCCTGGCCTGGCAGCCCCTGGAGGGCGAGCCAGAGGTGGACGGAGAGGCAGCGACTTTCTCACCAGGTGCTTTGAACGCAGAGGTGGAGCAGATGTCTACAGATGCTGGAGGAGAGGACTCGGACGCCGGGCGTGTGGCTGACGCGCCGCTGGACGAAGCGCACACACACCCGCTCCCACATTCCCAAAGCCAAAACAGTCCCGCACAAACTGCCTTGACCACAGAGAGAGACTCGGAGCTTGTCCTTCAGTTGGAGGGGGAGGAGTCACCTCAGGAGTGGGAGGGGCAGGAACACCTGGTGTGA
- the LOC114472080 gene encoding ankyrin repeat and IBR domain-containing protein 1-like isoform X1, whose translation MGNTATKFRKALVCGDEALAWQLYEGNPQFRDGLDPNASYGEQYQHNTALHYVCRHGMTRLMRSFLFSKEGNPNKRNVHNETCLHVLCQGPQILLLPEGALSPRLARPQRDEQRRADCLQMILSWTGARLEGGQYEKANVNATDNHHSTCLHYAAAAGMKSCVELLIQSEADLFVEDEDKLTPCDHAERHHHTELALSLESQMVFSSSSAQQSNTDTHGETTLLQFKEPYEGLKLQDLRRLKDMLIVETADMLQAPLFTAEALLRAHDWDREKLLEAWMSDAEGCCQRSGVTMPTPPPSGYNAWDTLPSPRTPRTPRSPLTLTLTSPTDSCLTPGEEGLATCGICLCSISVFEDPVDMSCGHEFCRACWEGFLNVKIQEGDAHNIFCPAYECYQLVPVHVIESVVSREMDQRYLQFDIKAFVENNPAIRWCPAARCERAVRLTRPGPGDNDPHSLPLLPSPAVDCGKGHLFCWECLGEAHEPCDCQMWRNWLQKVTEMKPEELAGVGEAYEDAANCLWLLTNSKPCANCKSPIQKNEGCNHMQCAKCKYDFCWICLEEWKKHSSSTGGYYRCTRYEVIQQLEEQSKEMTVEAEKKHKSFQELDRFMHYYTRFKNHEHSYKLEQKLLKTAKEKMEQLSRAFICREGTPPDTRFIEDGVSELLKTRRVLKCSYPYGFFLQQGSTQKEIFELMQTDLEMVVEDLAQKVNRPYLRTPRHKIVSAARLVQQKRQEFLASVARGVAPNDSPEPPRRNYTGGSWDWEYLGFASPEMGSRHSVLGAVEQRERQSQDYADIHYRRRHRPRRRGDMLSLHNLRSSSNTPETSRRSDNSESSERTEGRRRALGSLDEDDPNILLAIQLSLQESRRERGLEGSLDGRLDQDCVLERQSRRPGSAGDLLDMALRSLNAEGPLGARGLSFPTSLLDPPRPPNRTDSSSQPSVSNALPLPPPPPSLSAELLELGDSLMKLGVIANPYNLNTRTQEQLCSSHTHGRSTHTTAYTSEPVLSVSSHRAEQRAALHHITITDSPSRHDSKEQTTRLSGAFSAEAELRTHDRPQTATAPPPPASHDGAPKSDSPYMPCPEHSSSYTAERPDTYTLPRPPRVDLLQPPAQLCLPSPELDLELLLSPVIPPGGPFTPSDPHALEALDPTASAQLLDNIMAWFNSNINPQNNPQSLALIPSPPTTETDSSSPDTHTESESQESREANPALAWQPLEGEPEVDGEAATFSPGALNAEVEQMSTDAGGEDSDAGRVADAPLDEAHTHPLPHSQSQNSPAQTALTTERDSELVLQLEGEESPQEWEGQEHLV comes from the exons GTCCTTCCTGTTTAGCAAAGAGGGAAACCCCAACAAGCGTAACGTGCACAATGAGACGTGCCTCCATGTGCTGTGCCAAGGACCACAGATCCTGCTGTTGCCAGAGGGGGCGCTGTCCCCTCGGCTGGCCCGACCGCAGAGGGATGAGCAGAGGCGAGCCGACTGCCTGCAG ATGATCCTGAGCTGGACGGGAGCCAGGCTTGAAGGAGGCCAGTACGAGAAGGCCAACGTAAACGCCACTGACAACCACCACAGCACCTGTCTGCACTACGCCGCCGCCGCTGGCATGAAGAGCTGCGTGGAG CTGCTGATCCAGAGCGAGGCAGACCTCTTTGTGGAGGACGAGGACAAGCTGACACCATGTGACCACGCTGAGAGGCACCACCACACCGAGCTGGCCCTCAGCCTGGAGTCACAGATggttttttcctcctcttcagCTCAGCAgtcaaacacagacacacatggtGAAACCACCCTGCTGCAATTCAAAGAG CCATATGAAGGACTGAAGCTTCAGGATCTGCGCAGGCTGAAGGACATGCTCATCGTGGAGACGGCAGATATGCTGCAAGCCCCGCTCTTCACTGCTGAGGCCCTTCTTCGAGCACACG ATTGGGACAGAGAGAAGCTTTTAGAGGCCTGGATGTCTGACGCTGAGGGATGCTGCCAGCGTTCGGGGGTCACCATGCCAACGCCGCCCCCTAGCGGCTACAACGCCTGGGACACCCTGCCCTCGCCACGCACCCCGAGGACCCCGCGCTCACCCCTTACACTGACACTCACGTCCCCTACCGACAGCTGCCTCACCCCTGGAGAGGAGGGCCTGGCCACG TGTGGAATCTGCCTCTGCTCCATCTCCGTCTTTGAGGACCCAGTGGACATGTCCTGTGGCCATGAGTTCTGCAGAGCCTGCTGGGAGGG GTTTCTTAATGTGAAGATTCAGGAGGGCGACGCTCACAATATCTTCTGCCCTGCATACGAGTGCTACCAGCTGGTGCCAGTGCACGTGATAGAGAGTGTGGTTTCCAGAGAGATGGACCAGCGATATCTGCAGTTTGACATTAAG GCATTTGTGGAGAACAATCCAGCCATCCGTTGGTGTCCTGCTGCTCGTTGTGAGCGGGCGGTTAGGCTCACACGGCCAGGGCCGGGGGACAATGACCCACACAGCCTCCCCCTACTCCCCTCTCCAGCCGTCGACTGTGGCAAGGGTCACCTTTTCTGCTG GGAGTGCCTTGGCGAGGCCCATGAACCATGTGACTGTCAGATGTGGAGAAACTGGCTCCAGAAAGTCACAGAGATGAAGCCTGAGGAGT TGGCAGGTGTCGGCGAGGCCTACGAGGACGCTGCTAACTGTTTATGGCTGTTGACTAACTCCAAACCATGTGCCAACTGTAAATCACCAATTCAGAAGAATGAGGGCTGCAACCACATGCAGTGTGCCAAG TGTAAGTATGACTTCTGCTGGATCTGTCTAGAGGAGTGGAAGAAACACAGCTCGTCAACCGGCGGCTACTATCGTTGCACTCGCTATGAGGTCATTCAACAGCTAGAGGAGCAGTCCAAAGAGATGACTGTGGAg GCAGAAAAGAAGCACAAAAGTTTCCAGGAGCTCGATCGCTTCATGCACTACTACACCCGCTTCAAGAACCACGAACACAGTTACAAG TTGGAGCAGAAGCTGCTGAAAACGGCAAAAGAGAAGATGGAGCAGCTGAGTAGAGCCTTTATTTGCC GTGAAGGCACTCCTCCAGACACGCGCTTCATCGAGGATGGCGTCTCAGAGCTGCTGAAGACGCGCCGTGTCCTGAAGTGCTCCTACCCGTACGGCTTCTTCCTGCAGCAAGGCAGCACCCAGAAAGAGATCTTTGAGCTCATGCAG ACCGACCTGGAGATGGTGGTTGAGGATTTGGCCCAGAAGGTGAACCGGCCGTACCTGAGGACGCCACGCCACAAGATCGTCAGCGCGGCACGCCTGGTGCAGCAGAAGAGGCAGGAGTTCTTGGCATCAGTGGCACGAGGCGTCGCTCCCAACGACTCCCCCGAGCCTCCCCGCAGGAA ttacactGGAGGATCATGGGACTGGGAATATCTTGGCTTTGCCTCCCCCGAG ATGGGAAGTCGTCACTCCGTACTGGGAGCAGTGGAACAAAGAGAGAGACAGTCCCAG GATTATGCTGACATCCATTACCGGCGCAGGCACAGGCCACGGCGCAGAGGAGACATGCTGAGTCTGCATAACCTcaggagcagcagcaacacacccGAGACCAGCAGGAGGAGCGACAACTCGG AGAGCTCCGAGAGGACGGAGGGCCGCAGAAGAGCGCTGGGGTCACTTGATGAAGACGACCCCAACATCCTCCTGGCTATCCAGCTGTCACTGCAGGAGTCGCGCAGAGAGCGAGGATTGGAGGGAAGCCTGGATGGCCGTTTGGATCAGGATTGTGTGCTGGAGCGACAGAGCAGGAGGCCGGGTTCTGCTGGAGACCTGCTGGATATGGCTCTGCGCTCTTTGAACGCAGAGGGGCCCCTGGGAGCCAGAGGTTTATCCTTCCCCACTTCTCTGCTGGATCCCCCTCGCCCTCCCAACAGGACGGACTCCAGCTCGCAGCCCTCGGTGTCTAACGCCCTCCCCCTGCCTCCCCCGCCTCCCTCCCTCAGCGCAGAGCTGCTGGAGCTGGGGGACAGCCTTATGAAACTGGGGGTAATCGCCAACCCCTACAACctgaacacacgcacacaggagCAGCTTTgctcttcacacacacacggccgcagcacacacaccacagcGTACACGTCTGAACCTGTGCTCAGCGTCAGCAGCCACAGAGCAGAGCAGCGTGCAGCGCTCCATCACATCACCATCACAGACTCTCCATCACGTCACGACAGCAAAGAGCAGACCACCCGTCTCTCTGGTGCTTTTTCAGCCGAGGCGGAGCTCAGAACACACGATCGCCCTCAAACCGCCaccgctcctcctcctcctgcttctcACGACGGGGCCCCAAAATCAGATTCCCCGTACATGCCGTGCCCAGAGCACAGCAGCTCATACACTGCAGAGCGGCCCGACACCTACACGCTCCCACGGCCCCCCAGGGTCGACCTGCTGCAGCCCCCTGCCCAGCTGTGCCTCCCTTCTCCTGAACTGGACCTTGAGTTGCTGCTTTCTCCCGTGATTCCTCCCGGTGGACCCTTTACTCCCAGTGACCCCCATGCACTAGAGGCCCTGGACCCCACAGCCAGTGCTCAGCTGCTGGACAACATCATGGCCTGGTTCAACAGCAACATTAACCCACAGAACAACCCTCAGAGCCTGGCCCTCATCCCCTCACCCCCCACCACAGAAACAGACTCCTCCTCCcccgacacacacactgagtctgAGAGTCAGGAATCCAGGGAGGCGAACCCTGCCCTGGCCTGGCAGCCCCTGGAGGGCGAGCCAGAGGTGGACGGAGAGGCAGCGACTTTCTCACCAGGTGCTTTGAACGCAGAGGTGGAGCAGATGTCTACAGATGCTGGAGGAGAGGACTCGGACGCCGGGCGTGTGGCTGACGCGCCGCTGGACGAAGCGCACACACACCCGCTCCCACATTCCCAAAGCCAAAACAGTCCCGCACAAACTGCCTTGACCACAGAGAGAGACTCGGAGCTTGTCCTTCAGTTGGAGGGGGAGGAGTCACCTCAGGAGTGGGAGGGGCAGGAACACCTGGTGTGA